One Amorphoplanes digitatis genomic window carries:
- a CDS encoding M48 family metallopeptidase, which translates to MQNRVLASATALGGFLIVAGAQLALVVVPVLLLLSMLPGRTALRLGVPVCIATVGVMAYATWRALHTRRREPIGIPVARPDAPQLWALLDGAAAAAGTRAPDRVTIVADATAKIIERTHLLGLIGGRRDLYLGLPLLQAWDEAHLRAVAAHELGHFSPRLGRLAPLAYRGRVAVARTVPRISRRNPAGPLIQTYAKFYRRVDAPFSRAQELAADRIAAEYAGRTTAMAVLRDLPALDALQRIFHAEYLGPGWQAGHVPDDIFGGFLRVLAARANDVAVLRARDPGTPPAWDTHPPVADRLAALALTEAPNTKTGAASAQADATQAQAGAASTQAGAASARAGAAQAQAGGASARAGATQAQAGGASARAGAASAQAGGAPAQAGGAPAQGEALTAQAGAPSAHAGALIVEAGAPTAQAGALVAEAGAPVAEGEASVVPAEEPGAGTAGPGGQDVPAASGLSAGAPGDSAATGPGEPAGHQAARGADPDAGAASVPGTGTAAAGAATRAATGIRDGAGLGAPAGDLVPDLPGLGRALQGVAFPPQGRTTVGWDAFFGVARTVEMQREADAALATISRAAGEPVVNAADVLDLAADGRLHKAAESVFTGLSDEDTAGRVAELVTLLLALAALRSGAARWRHSWTGSAELVAADSSHLDLGGLAAQASDPATVAAARERLAALGIDAAAAPGAEAAQARPEVVGGVVNLVVDGARTDVLIVDTGLFLVPGLPRSQNGSAKRRLARFAAADAPQRDADVPGSRFVPYAEVAGATRARRRSWDLSLRDGGTLRLRTALDSDELPGGWAALDDAVAFLSRTR; encoded by the coding sequence GTGCAGAACAGGGTGCTGGCGTCGGCGACCGCGCTTGGCGGATTTCTGATCGTCGCGGGCGCGCAGCTCGCGCTCGTCGTGGTGCCGGTCCTGCTGCTGCTCTCGATGCTCCCGGGCCGGACCGCGCTGCGGCTCGGCGTGCCGGTCTGCATCGCCACCGTCGGCGTGATGGCCTACGCGACCTGGCGTGCCCTGCACACCCGGCGCCGGGAGCCGATCGGCATCCCGGTGGCCCGCCCCGACGCGCCGCAGCTCTGGGCGCTGCTCGACGGCGCCGCCGCGGCGGCCGGCACCCGGGCGCCCGACCGGGTCACGATCGTCGCCGACGCCACCGCGAAGATCATCGAACGCACGCACCTGCTCGGCCTGATCGGCGGCCGTCGCGATCTCTACCTGGGCCTGCCGCTGCTACAGGCCTGGGACGAGGCGCACCTGCGGGCGGTCGCCGCGCACGAGCTCGGCCACTTCTCGCCCCGGCTGGGCCGGCTCGCGCCGCTGGCCTACCGCGGGCGGGTGGCGGTCGCCCGGACGGTGCCACGCATCTCGCGGCGCAACCCGGCCGGCCCGCTGATCCAGACCTACGCGAAGTTCTACCGCCGGGTCGACGCGCCGTTCAGCCGGGCGCAGGAGCTGGCCGCGGACCGGATCGCCGCCGAATACGCGGGCCGCACCACGGCGATGGCCGTGCTGCGCGACCTGCCCGCCCTCGACGCCCTCCAGCGGATCTTCCACGCGGAATACCTCGGGCCGGGCTGGCAGGCCGGTCACGTGCCGGACGACATCTTCGGCGGCTTCCTGCGGGTGCTGGCGGCCCGCGCGAACGACGTCGCGGTGCTGCGCGCCCGCGACCCGGGCACGCCGCCGGCCTGGGACACCCACCCGCCGGTGGCGGACCGCCTCGCCGCCCTGGCCCTGACCGAAGCCCCGAACACGAAGACCGGAGCGGCGTCCGCACAGGCCGATGCCACGCAGGCGCAGGCTGGTGCTGCGTCCACGCAGGCTGGTGCTGCGTCCGCGCGGGCCGGTGCTGCGCAGGCGCAGGCTGGTGGCGCGTCCGCGCGGGCCGGTGCCACGCAGGCGCAGGCCGGTGGCGCGTCCGCGCGGGCTGGTGCCGCGTCCGCGCAGGCTGGTGGCGCGCCCGCGCAGGCCGGTGGCGCGCCCGCGCAGGGTGAAGCCCTGACTGCGCAGGCCGGCGCTCCTTCCGCGCACGCCGGCGCTCTGATCGTGGAGGCTGGAGCCCCGACTGCGCAGGCCGGTGCTCTGGTCGCGGAGGCTGGAGCCCCAGTCGCGGAGGGCGAGGCTTCGGTCGTGCCGGCCGAGGAGCCGGGTGCCGGGACGGCCGGCCCTGGTGGCCAGGATGTGCCGGCGGCGTCGGGCCTGTCGGCCGGCGCGCCCGGGGATTCCGCGGCGACCGGCCCGGGGGAGCCCGCGGGGCACCAGGCCGCGCGCGGCGCGGACCCGGATGCGGGGGCCGCTTCGGTGCCGGGCACCGGGACGGCGGCGGCCGGTGCCGCCACGCGGGCCGCCACGGGTATCCGCGACGGCGCCGGGCTCGGCGCGCCCGCCGGGGATCTCGTTCCCGATCTGCCCGGGCTGGGCCGGGCGCTACAGGGCGTCGCGTTCCCGCCGCAGGGCCGCACCACCGTCGGCTGGGACGCGTTCTTCGGCGTGGCCCGGACCGTCGAGATGCAGCGCGAGGCCGACGCCGCCCTGGCCACGATCTCGCGCGCCGCGGGCGAGCCCGTGGTGAACGCCGCGGACGTGCTGGACCTCGCCGCGGACGGCCGACTGCACAAGGCCGCCGAGTCCGTCTTCACCGGCCTGTCCGACGAGGACACCGCCGGCCGGGTGGCCGAGCTGGTCACGCTGCTACTCGCGCTGGCCGCGCTGCGCAGCGGCGCCGCGCGCTGGCGGCACAGCTGGACCGGCTCCGCCGAGCTCGTCGCCGCCGACTCCTCCCACCTCGACCTCGGCGGCCTGGCCGCGCAGGCGAGCGACCCGGCGACGGTCGCCGCCGCCCGGGAGCGGCTGGCCGCCCTGGGCATCGACGCCGCGGCCGCGCCCGGCGCGGAGGCCGCGCAGGCCCGGCCGGAGGTGGTCGGCGGGGTGGTCAACCTGGTGGTCGACGGCGCCCGGACGGACGTGCTGATCGTCGACACCGGGCTGTTCCTGGTGCCCGGGCTGCCGCGCTCGCAGAACGGCTCCGCGAAGCGGCGGCTGGCGCGGTTCGCCGCGGCCGACGCGCCTCAGCGCGACGCCGACGTGCCGGGCAGCCGGTTCGTGCCCTACGCCGAGGTCGCCGGCGCCACGCGGGCCCGGCGCCGGAGCTGGGATCTCAGCCTGCGCGACGGCGGCACGCTGAGGCTGCGGACCGCGCTCGACTCCGACGAACTTCCCGGCGGCTGGGCCGCCCTCGACGACGCCGTAGCGTTCCTGTCCCGTACCAGATAG
- a CDS encoding GNAT family N-acetyltransferase encodes MATTTRPAVSADASDLHELAARTFGLATPPGTLQTDIDAFIEEHLALSSFDKYLADPARSLLLAEEDGATIGYSMLVAGPIADPALACTVAAAGPGPAIELSKFYVAPDSHGSGVAGTLMAATLAAAAATGARQCWLGVNQQNARAVRFYTRNGFEIVGTKRFLVGEIWHDDYVLARPL; translated from the coding sequence ATGGCGACCACGACCCGGCCGGCAGTCTCGGCGGACGCGTCCGATCTGCATGAGCTCGCGGCACGCACCTTCGGGCTGGCCACGCCGCCCGGCACGCTGCAAACCGACATCGACGCGTTCATCGAGGAACACCTGGCACTGTCCAGCTTCGACAAGTATCTGGCAGACCCGGCCCGGAGCCTGCTGCTTGCCGAGGAGGACGGCGCCACGATCGGCTATTCCATGCTGGTCGCCGGGCCGATTGCCGATCCGGCGCTGGCGTGCACGGTTGCGGCCGCCGGGCCCGGTCCGGCCATCGAGCTCAGCAAGTTCTACGTCGCCCCGGACAGTCACGGCTCCGGCGTCGCGGGCACGCTGATGGCCGCGACGCTCGCGGCGGCCGCGGCGACCGGGGCACGGCAGTGCTGGCTCGGCGTCAATCAGCAGAACGCGCGGGCCGTGCGGTTCTACACCAGGAACGGCTTCGAGATCGTCGGCACCAAGCGCTTCCTGGTCGGCGAGATCTGGCACGACGACTACGTCCTGGCCCGCCCGCTCTGA
- a CDS encoding sensor histidine kinase, giving the protein MRTRNWSIRSKIIAMVAVPLAALLALWVFATALTVGPALNLMSAQTLLDTVGTPGEVLTGELQRERRLSVEFLSDEKSSSAALIAQRAATDRAATDFRRTAASDDARGAATDTLEARIQQVFSDLDGLAANRLHIDRREVDPIGAHNLYNGMVDGTFQMYAALATFNDERIDRQIRGLTMIGRGREHLNRTDSLVAGAHAAGKLSPAGRTELLQSIATSRFLLSQGVLDLPDRDRAAYRRLSNGASFNRLRELQDILVSDSRPGLTAPVTDASWQPAFDTSVQQVRAFEINAADSLAQEAIPVATKVLIRLGLAGLLGLIAVVVSVVVSLRVGRSMVGRLTRLRGEALEMATERLPSVVRRLQRGEAVDVEVETPPMEYGRDEIGELGRAFNEVQRTAVQSAVEEANVRRGINEVFLNIARRSQTLLHRQLALLDRMERRETEPDELEDLYRVDHLATRMRRHAEDLVILAGAAPGRGWRNPVPVIDVVRGAISEVEDYKRVDIVSIEAAAVLGRAVGDVIHLVAELLENAASFSPPRTRVQVVGQVLPNGYALEIEDRGLGMSPEALAEANRKLLEPPDFDPADSARLGLFVVAQLANRHGIRVSLRTSGYGGVTAVVLVPGDLVTPGPGRNALPLGPSPADRSWDRPLVGTGTEDPSRPSLAELQWQGTEELRSISVAGRPVTINGTATAGPDLADTAIDLGPPAEPSGPSPSAVVEGLTEDGLVQRRRTRPRPAKGGPSAPPALLPPNLTSPAGLTPMELPSAGNGLAGGNGLAGGNGLAGGNGLAGGNGLAGGNGLAGGTPLRHGDGPTALSGPAPAPLKPRIPAPRAEPDPIAPAADPALPGNEPDLLGSDPFVPEADLAPRVPGESPPVPGQLPPVSGESLEEADEELLPRRVRQASLAPQLRGPVAERVTAGTSRSPEQVRNLMSALQRGTSEGRLAAAALSTGKSPEKTDETSVTDKEGTLGARALSEAATVTFPAVQSPVVAGIPAGDDSAPEENHENHENRPEKDA; this is encoded by the coding sequence ATGAGAACCCGCAACTGGTCGATCCGTTCGAAGATCATCGCGATGGTGGCGGTGCCGCTGGCGGCATTGCTCGCGCTCTGGGTCTTCGCGACGGCGCTGACCGTCGGCCCGGCGCTCAACCTGATGTCGGCACAGACCCTGCTGGACACCGTTGGCACCCCCGGCGAGGTGCTGACGGGCGAGCTTCAGCGCGAGCGCAGGCTCTCCGTGGAGTTCCTCTCCGACGAGAAGAGCAGCTCCGCGGCGCTCATCGCGCAGCGCGCCGCCACCGACCGGGCCGCCACCGACTTCCGGCGCACCGCGGCCAGCGACGATGCCCGGGGCGCCGCGACCGACACGCTCGAGGCCCGGATCCAGCAGGTCTTCTCCGACCTCGACGGGCTGGCCGCCAACCGCCTGCACATCGACCGCCGCGAGGTCGACCCGATCGGCGCGCACAACCTCTACAACGGCATGGTCGACGGCACGTTCCAGATGTACGCGGCGCTCGCCACGTTCAACGACGAACGCATCGACCGCCAGATCCGCGGCCTCACCATGATCGGCCGCGGCCGCGAGCACCTCAACCGCACGGACTCGCTGGTCGCGGGCGCGCACGCGGCCGGCAAGCTCAGCCCGGCCGGCCGCACCGAGCTGTTGCAGTCGATCGCCACCTCGCGCTTCCTGCTCTCGCAGGGCGTCCTCGACCTGCCCGACCGTGACCGCGCGGCGTACCGGCGGCTCAGCAACGGCGCCTCGTTCAACCGGCTCCGCGAGCTGCAGGACATTCTGGTCAGTGACAGCCGCCCCGGCCTCACGGCGCCCGTGACGGACGCGTCGTGGCAGCCGGCCTTCGACACCTCCGTGCAGCAGGTGCGCGCGTTCGAGATCAACGCCGCGGACTCGCTCGCGCAGGAGGCCATACCGGTCGCCACCAAGGTGCTCATCCGGCTCGGGCTGGCCGGCCTGCTCGGCCTGATCGCGGTCGTCGTCTCGGTCGTGGTGTCGCTGCGCGTCGGCCGCTCGATGGTCGGGCGCCTGACCCGGCTGCGCGGCGAGGCGCTGGAGATGGCCACCGAGCGGCTGCCGTCGGTCGTCCGGCGACTGCAGCGCGGCGAGGCGGTCGACGTCGAGGTCGAGACCCCGCCCATGGAGTACGGCCGCGACGAGATCGGCGAGCTCGGCCGCGCGTTCAACGAGGTGCAGCGCACGGCCGTGCAGTCGGCGGTCGAGGAGGCCAACGTCCGGCGCGGTATCAACGAGGTCTTCCTCAACATCGCCCGGCGCAGCCAGACCCTGCTGCACCGCCAGCTCGCGCTGCTCGACCGCATGGAGCGGCGCGAGACCGAGCCCGACGAGCTCGAGGACCTCTACCGCGTCGACCACCTCGCCACCCGGATGCGCCGCCACGCCGAGGACCTGGTGATCCTGGCCGGCGCCGCGCCCGGTCGCGGCTGGCGCAACCCGGTGCCGGTGATCGACGTCGTCCGCGGCGCGATCAGCGAGGTCGAGGACTACAAGCGGGTCGACATCGTCTCGATCGAGGCCGCCGCGGTGCTCGGCCGGGCCGTCGGCGACGTCATCCACCTGGTCGCCGAGCTGCTGGAGAACGCGGCCTCGTTCTCCCCGCCGCGGACCCGGGTCCAGGTCGTGGGCCAGGTCCTGCCGAACGGCTACGCGCTGGAGATCGAGGACCGCGGCCTGGGCATGTCGCCCGAGGCGCTCGCCGAGGCCAACCGCAAGCTGCTCGAGCCGCCCGACTTTGACCCGGCGGACAGCGCCCGGCTCGGCCTCTTCGTGGTCGCCCAGCTGGCCAACCGGCACGGCATCCGGGTGTCACTGCGCACGAGCGGCTACGGCGGCGTGACCGCGGTGGTGCTGGTGCCGGGCGATCTCGTCACGCCCGGGCCGGGCCGCAACGCGCTGCCCCTCGGGCCGTCGCCCGCCGACAGGTCGTGGGACCGCCCGCTGGTCGGCACGGGCACCGAGGATCCGTCCCGCCCCTCGCTCGCGGAGTTGCAGTGGCAGGGCACCGAGGAGCTGCGTTCCATCTCGGTGGCCGGCCGCCCGGTGACGATCAACGGAACCGCCACGGCCGGCCCGGACCTGGCCGACACGGCCATCGACCTGGGGCCGCCGGCCGAGCCGAGCGGGCCGAGCCCCAGCGCGGTGGTCGAGGGGCTCACCGAGGACGGCCTGGTGCAGCGCCGCCGCACCCGGCCGCGCCCCGCCAAGGGCGGGCCCTCGGCGCCGCCGGCCCTGCTTCCGCCGAACCTGACCTCGCCCGCCGGGCTGACCCCGATGGAGCTCCCGTCGGCCGGCAACGGGCTGGCGGGCGGCAACGGGCTGGCGGGCGGCAACGGGCTGGCGGGCGGCAACGGGCTGGCGGGCGGCAACGGGCTGGCGGGCGGCAACGGGCTGGCCGGCGGCACCCCGCTGCGGCACGGCGACGGTCCGACGGCCCTGTCAGGCCCCGCACCGGCGCCGCTCAAGCCCCGCATCCCCGCCCCGCGCGCCGAGCCCGACCCGATCGCTCCCGCGGCGGATCCCGCCCTGCCGGGCAACGAGCCCGACCTGCTCGGCTCCGACCCGTTCGTGCCCGAGGCGGATCTCGCGCCGCGGGTGCCCGGCGAGTCGCCGCCGGTGCCCGGCCAGTTGCCGCCGGTGTCCGGCGAGTCGCTGGAGGAGGCCGACGAGGAGCTGCTGCCCCGGCGGGTGCGGCAGGCCAGCCTCGCGCCGCAGCTGCGCGGTCCGGTCGCCGAGCGCGTCACCGCCGGCACCTCCCGCTCACCGGAGCAGGTCCGCAACCTGATGAGCGCGCTACAGCGCGGCACCTCCGAGGGCCGTCTCGCGGCGGCCGCCCTGAGCACCGGGAAGAGCCCGGAGAAAACCGACGAGACATCAGTCACTGACAAAGAGGGGACGCTGGGGGCGCGGGCGTTGTCGGAGGCGGCTACCGTCACGTTCCCGGCGGTGCAGAGCCCGGTGGTGGCCGGGATTCCCGCAGGTGATGACAGCGCGCCCGAAGAGAACCACGAGAACCACGAGAACCGGCCGGAGAAGGACGCATAG
- a CDS encoding NUDIX hydrolase has translation MPISPYIKSLREVVGHRPLLLPGVTAVVFDDAGRLLLGQRSDNGRWALVAGVMDPGEQPAETVVREVYEETAVHVVPERVTSVLTQPPNTYPNGDQTEFVDITFRCRAVGGEARVNDDESLAVGWFGLADLPPISELARQRIEWALLPGPGAWFSAPAVHSL, from the coding sequence ATGCCCATTTCGCCGTATATCAAGAGCCTCCGTGAGGTCGTCGGGCACCGCCCGCTGCTGTTGCCCGGCGTGACCGCCGTCGTCTTCGACGACGCCGGCCGGCTCCTGCTGGGGCAGCGCTCCGACAATGGCCGCTGGGCGCTGGTCGCGGGGGTCATGGACCCGGGCGAGCAGCCGGCCGAGACCGTGGTCCGCGAGGTGTACGAGGAGACGGCGGTCCACGTCGTGCCCGAGCGGGTCACCAGCGTGCTCACCCAGCCGCCGAACACCTACCCGAACGGCGACCAGACGGAGTTCGTCGACATCACCTTCCGGTGCCGCGCGGTCGGCGGCGAGGCCCGGGTGAACGACGACGAGTCGCTGGCCGTCGGCTGGTTCGGCCTGGCGGACCTGCCGCCGATCTCGGAGCTGGCCCGCCAGCGCATCGAATGGGCCCTGCTGCCGGGACCGGGCGCGTGGTTCAGCGCCCCGGCCGTGCACAGCCTCTGA
- a CDS encoding family 20 glycosylhydrolase: protein MSEPVFERRGLGDVIPAPADVRPEPAATFTIDAGTAIRTAPGSAEARWVGEHLAALLRPATGFALPVGEGPGAIALLLDGDDALGDEGYHLTVSAAGATVRAAAPAGLFAAVQTLRQLLPAAIDAGTPQRGAWVLPGGEIVDRPRFAYRGAMLDIARHFFTPDEIRSYIDAIVQFKINHLHLHLTDDQGWRIEIDGWPALTAVSGGEGTGVDGTGPGFLTKADYAGIVAYAAERFVTIVPEIDMPGHVNAAQHAYPELTADGLPVPQRTDREVGYSSFVADQENTYAFIEDVLREVAALTPGPYLHIGGDEAQATTAEDYRTFIQRVLPLVAKHEKRVIGWHEMAGVELPETAIPQYWRIEATDDGTARAAANGSKVIMSPADRTYLDMKYAADSPLGLDWAGHIDVERAYGWDPADRLPGVGEESLLGVEAPLWSETLRSLADVETMTFPRLPAIAEIGWSPRGSRDWESLRARLAAFAPRWRNQGVAFHPSPEIRWS, encoded by the coding sequence GTGAGCGAACCGGTATTCGAGCGCAGAGGGCTCGGCGACGTGATCCCGGCGCCGGCCGACGTGCGGCCCGAACCGGCCGCGACCTTCACGATCGATGCGGGTACGGCGATCCGCACGGCGCCGGGATCGGCCGAGGCGCGGTGGGTGGGCGAGCACCTGGCGGCCCTGCTGCGGCCCGCGACCGGCTTCGCCCTGCCGGTCGGCGAGGGGCCCGGCGCGATCGCGCTGCTGCTCGACGGCGACGACGCGCTCGGCGACGAGGGCTACCACCTCACGGTGAGCGCCGCCGGCGCGACAGTGCGCGCCGCCGCGCCCGCCGGGCTGTTCGCCGCCGTGCAGACGCTGCGGCAGCTGCTGCCGGCCGCGATCGACGCGGGAACGCCGCAGCGGGGCGCCTGGGTGCTGCCCGGCGGGGAGATCGTCGACCGGCCCCGGTTCGCCTACCGCGGCGCGATGCTCGACATCGCCCGGCACTTCTTCACCCCGGACGAGATCAGGTCCTACATCGACGCGATCGTCCAATTCAAGATCAATCATCTGCATCTGCACCTGACGGACGACCAGGGCTGGCGGATCGAGATCGACGGCTGGCCCGCCCTGACCGCGGTCAGCGGCGGCGAGGGTACGGGCGTCGACGGCACCGGGCCCGGCTTTCTCACCAAGGCCGACTACGCCGGGATCGTCGCGTACGCGGCCGAGCGGTTCGTCACGATCGTGCCCGAGATCGACATGCCGGGCCACGTCAACGCGGCGCAGCACGCGTACCCGGAGCTGACCGCGGACGGGCTACCCGTGCCGCAGCGCACGGACCGCGAGGTCGGCTACAGCTCGTTCGTCGCAGACCAGGAGAACACGTACGCGTTCATCGAGGACGTCCTGCGTGAGGTCGCCGCGCTGACGCCGGGTCCCTACCTGCACATCGGCGGTGACGAGGCGCAGGCCACCACGGCCGAGGACTACCGCACGTTCATCCAGCGCGTGCTGCCGCTCGTCGCCAAGCACGAGAAGCGCGTGATCGGCTGGCACGAGATGGCCGGCGTCGAGCTGCCGGAGACCGCGATCCCGCAGTACTGGCGGATCGAGGCCACCGACGACGGAACGGCCCGCGCGGCGGCGAACGGCAGCAAGGTGATCATGTCGCCGGCCGACCGCACCTACCTGGACATGAAGTACGCCGCGGACAGCCCGCTCGGCCTGGACTGGGCGGGCCACATCGACGTCGAGCGCGCGTACGGGTGGGACCCGGCCGACCGCCTGCCCGGTGTCGGCGAGGAGTCGCTGCTCGGGGTCGAGGCGCCGCTGTGGTCGGAGACCCTGCGCAGCCTCGCCGACGTCGAGACGATGACCTTCCCCCGGTTGCCGGCGATCGCGGAGATCGGCTGGTCGCCGCGGGGCAGCCGCGACTGGGAGTCGCTGCGCGCCCGCCTTGCCGCGTTCGCGCCGCGCTGGCGCAACCAGGGCGTCGCGTTCCATCCGTCGCCCGAGATCCGCTGGAGCTAG
- a CDS encoding LLM class flavin-dependent oxidoreductase has product MTKLGAVFLPSNPPERLRDIARAADEAGLEQLWLWEDCFLNGGVAAASAALAWTTRLSVGIGIVPVPFRNVALAAMEIATMRRMFGDRAIVGIGHGVQEWMAQVGAKAASPMTLLREHATALRALLHGETVTTHGRYVRLDAVALDWVPDPAPELLFGATGPKTLRLSGELADGTILVAGTSPEGVAAARAQIGGREGHELVVFVPAATGPTAERRIAKQQESSGMDFAGAAGDAKAVAATIERFAEAGATTVVLQPTADDPEPEGFVRFVAEEVRPLIG; this is encoded by the coding sequence ATGACGAAACTAGGCGCCGTCTTCCTGCCCTCCAACCCACCCGAACGCTTGCGCGACATCGCCCGCGCCGCCGACGAGGCCGGCCTCGAACAGCTCTGGCTGTGGGAGGACTGCTTCCTCAACGGCGGCGTCGCCGCGGCCTCGGCGGCCCTCGCCTGGACCACCCGGCTCAGCGTCGGCATCGGCATCGTGCCGGTGCCGTTCCGCAACGTCGCCCTCGCGGCGATGGAGATCGCCACGATGCGCCGGATGTTCGGCGACCGCGCGATCGTCGGCATCGGCCACGGTGTGCAGGAGTGGATGGCACAGGTCGGCGCCAAGGCGGCCTCGCCGATGACCCTGCTGCGCGAGCACGCCACCGCGTTGCGCGCCCTGCTGCACGGCGAGACGGTGACCACCCACGGCCGCTACGTGCGGCTCGACGCGGTCGCGCTGGACTGGGTGCCGGACCCCGCGCCCGAGCTGCTGTTCGGCGCGACGGGGCCGAAGACGCTGCGGCTCTCGGGCGAGCTGGCCGACGGCACCATCCTGGTCGCCGGGACGTCGCCGGAGGGCGTGGCGGCGGCCCGTGCGCAGATCGGCGGCCGCGAGGGACACGAGCTTGTCGTGTTCGTGCCGGCCGCGACCGGGCCGACGGCCGAGCGGCGGATCGCGAAGCAGCAGGAGAGCTCGGGCATGGACTTCGCCGGTGCGGCCGGGGACGCCAAGGCGGTGGCGGCGACGATCGAGCGCTTCGCCGAGGCGGGCGCGACGACGGTGGTGCTCCAGCCGACCGCCGACGACCCGGAGCCGGAGGGTTTCGTCAGGTTCGTCGCGGAGGAGGTCCGCCCGCTGATCGGCTGA
- a CDS encoding NADAR family protein has translation MPGTVDEVIELARSGRRVKYVFFWGHRPQRDGSIGTGCLSQWWPSAFTVDGVRFASAEHYMMWRKALLFGDDEAARRIVAASHPRQAKMLGRRVHGFDERTWADQRRAIVVDASVAKFGQRPELRDFLVGTGERILVEASPTDRIWGIGLAATDERAADPARWRGLNLLGFALMEARARLGGER, from the coding sequence ATGCCGGGCACCGTCGACGAGGTGATCGAGCTGGCGCGGTCGGGCCGGCGGGTGAAATACGTGTTCTTCTGGGGCCATCGCCCCCAGCGGGACGGCTCCATCGGCACCGGCTGCCTCAGCCAGTGGTGGCCGTCGGCCTTCACGGTGGACGGCGTCCGGTTCGCCTCGGCCGAGCACTACATGATGTGGCGCAAGGCCCTGCTCTTCGGCGACGACGAGGCCGCGCGCCGCATCGTCGCGGCGAGCCACCCGCGCCAGGCCAAGATGCTGGGCCGGCGGGTGCACGGCTTCGACGAGCGGACCTGGGCCGACCAGCGCCGCGCCATCGTGGTCGACGCGAGCGTCGCCAAGTTCGGCCAGCGCCCGGAGCTGCGCGACTTCCTGGTCGGCACGGGCGAGCGGATCCTGGTCGAGGCGAGCCCCACCGACCGGATCTGGGGCATCGGCCTGGCGGCCACGGACGAGCGCGCCGCCGACCCGGCCCGGTGGCGCGGGCTCAACCTGCTCGGCTTCGCGCTCATGGAGGCGCGCGCCCGCCTCGGCGGTGAGCGGTGA
- a CDS encoding helix-turn-helix transcriptional regulator — protein MRASRLLSLLLLLQARGRMTAQELAGELEVSVRTVYRDVESLGASGVPIYADRGPAGGYQLLDGYRTRLTGLTGDEAGTLFLAGMPGPAAELGLGSVLAAAELKLRASLPGELADRADRVRERFHLDAPGWFRADEPTPHLASVADAVWRERLLEVRYRRWKAPREVTRTLSPLGLVLKAGRWYLVALSRDRVTAYRVANVLEAALLDEPARRPPDFDLASFWSDWTERYERSVYTARATVRMTVGALDRMTYLFPPEMSRVARDSAGPVGDDGRLTTTVPIESIAHGHTELLKLGADAEVLDPPELRERFTETTSRLADTYLGAEQRDADAAGRAQAVDAST, from the coding sequence ATGCGCGCGTCCCGGCTCCTCTCCCTGCTGCTGTTGTTGCAGGCGCGCGGGCGGATGACCGCGCAGGAGCTCGCCGGCGAGCTCGAGGTGTCCGTGCGGACGGTCTACCGCGACGTCGAGTCGCTCGGCGCGTCCGGGGTGCCGATCTACGCCGACCGGGGGCCGGCGGGCGGCTATCAGCTGCTCGACGGCTACCGCACCCGGCTGACCGGCCTGACCGGCGACGAGGCCGGGACGTTGTTCCTGGCCGGGATGCCCGGGCCGGCCGCGGAGCTCGGCCTCGGCTCGGTACTGGCGGCCGCGGAGCTCAAGCTGCGTGCGTCGCTGCCGGGCGAGCTGGCGGACCGCGCCGATCGGGTACGCGAGCGCTTCCACCTGGACGCGCCCGGCTGGTTCCGGGCCGACGAGCCGACCCCGCACCTGGCCTCGGTGGCCGACGCGGTCTGGCGGGAGCGGCTGCTCGAGGTGCGCTACCGGCGCTGGAAGGCGCCCCGCGAGGTGACCAGGACGCTGTCGCCGCTCGGACTGGTCCTGAAGGCGGGCCGGTGGTATCTCGTGGCACTGTCGCGCGACCGGGTCACGGCGTACCGGGTGGCGAACGTGCTGGAGGCGGCGCTGCTCGACGAGCCGGCGCGGCGCCCGCCGGACTTCGACCTCGCATCGTTCTGGAGCGACTGGACCGAGCGGTACGAGCGCAGCGTCTACACCGCGCGGGCGACGGTACGGATGACCGTCGGTGCCCTCGACCGGATGACGTACCTCTTCCCGCCGGAGATGTCGCGAGTGGCCCGCGACTCGGCCGGTCCGGTCGGCGACGACGGCCGGCTGACCACGACCGTGCCCATCGAATCGATCGCGCACGGCCACACGGAGCTGCTGAAGCTGGGCGCCGACGCCGAGGTGCTGGACCCGCCGGAGCTGCGCGAGCGCTTCACCGAGACCACAAGCCGCCTCGCGGACACCTATCTCGGTGCGGAGCAACGGGACGCGGACGCCGCCGGCCGGGCTCAGGCGGTCGACGCCTCGACGTAG